ATCATTCGTACCGAGCTGGCGAATTCCGGAGTGAAGAAAACAGGAAAAATACTCACCGTCACAGTCGAGGGTGACCTCCACGACATCGGGATTAAGCTTGTGGGGATGATGCTCGAGGGAGCGGGCTTTGAGGTGATCCACATGGGTGTGGACAAACCGGCCGAGGAGATAATAGAAAAAATCAAGCAGTGTGAGCCTGATATCTTAGCGATTTCGGCCATGCTTACCACGACTATGGCGAATATGAAGACCGTCATCGACGTAATTTCGGAGAAAGGACTGCGAGACAAAGTAAAGATCATGATCGGCGGAGCCCCTACCTCGCCCTCTTTCGCCGAGAAAATCGGGGCAAACTATTCGGCCGATGCAAGTTCCGCCGCCATCGTAGCTAAAAAGCTGATGGAAACGGTCTAAGGCACCGGATCGCGATGCAGGTTGACAAGATGAAGTCAATACACAGAAAAGATCTTGTATTCAAAGCGCTGAGGTGTGAGGAGACGGAGCGCGTCCCCTGGGTACCGTTCACAGGGGTACACTGCGCGAAACTGATAGGCATGGATGCCGCGGAATTTCTCGCCTCACCGGAGAATATCGTACGCGGCGTCACATTGGCGGCGGACAAATACCTTGCGGACGGAATTTGCGCCGTCTTTGACCTTCAAATAGAGGCGGAGGCTCTGGGATGCTCGCTCAAGTGGTCAAAGAACAATCCCCCGGCGGTCTCTTCCCATGTCCTCGAGAACAAAGTTATTGAAGAACTCCCCGAATTTACGCGGGAATTGGGACGTATTCCATGCGCGCTTAAAGCGACTGAAATGCTCAAAGAAAAAATCGGCGCGGACACCGCGGTTTTCGGCCTCATCTGCGGTCCGTTCACACTGGCTTTGCATCTGGCCGGAGCGGATTTTCTCACGGATATGATCGAACAACCCGATAAAGCCAAAGCGCTGCTCGATTACTGCGCCGAAGTAGCGAGAAAAATGTCTATCTGGTACCTTGAAGCCGGAGCCGATGTGGTGGCGCTGGTAGATCCTATGACAAGTCAAATATCGCCGCGGCATTTCAAAAAATATGTGATGTCGACCGTAAGACCCGCGATCGAAGAGGTAAAGGCGAGAAATGGGTTCGTAACCCTCTTTTGCTGCGGAGACGCCACTAAGAACATCGAGCTCATGATGCAGTGCGGCCCGGATGGAATCGCCTTCGACGAACAGGTAAGCCTTTCGGCGGCAAGAGAACTTTCCTGCAAGTATAACGTTGCCGT
This region of Cloacibacillus sp. genomic DNA includes:
- a CDS encoding corrinoid protein, whose amino-acid sequence is MNENILNAIAEAVMDGDVASTQKNVGAAKEQGIPAERILNDALLKGMNEVGELFRDGEMFVPEVLVSAKALQSGIEIIRTELANSGVKKTGKILTVTVEGDLHDIGIKLVGMMLEGAGFEVIHMGVDKPAEEIIEKIKQCEPDILAISAMLTTTMANMKTVIDVISEKGLRDKVKIMIGGAPTSPSFAEKIGANYSADASSAAIVAKKLMETV
- a CDS encoding uroporphyrinogen decarboxylase family protein, which encodes MKSIHRKDLVFKALRCEETERVPWVPFTGVHCAKLIGMDAAEFLASPENIVRGVTLAADKYLADGICAVFDLQIEAEALGCSLKWSKNNPPAVSSHVLENKVIEELPEFTRELGRIPCALKATEMLKEKIGADTAVFGLICGPFTLALHLAGADFLTDMIEQPDKAKALLDYCAEVARKMSIWYLEAGADVVALVDPMTSQISPRHFKKYVMSTVRPAIEEVKARNGFVTLFCCGDATKNIELMMQCGPDGIAFDEQVSLSAARELSCKYNVAVEGSLHLTTTLLFGSPWECAEDARRCLQEGGVKGFILSPGCDIPFDTPEYNLEAVGRFAVLNETPAKESGFTPLEEALASCDMAAEGFEDVTAEPGKLFVEVVTLDSEGCAPCQYMMESLYRVKDRYKDRLVYRETLIKSLAGIKRMGALGVKNLPSMLINNELVFDNIVPSDEKLIKELDKRLEIN